A window from Salvia miltiorrhiza cultivar Shanhuang (shh) chromosome 2, IMPLAD_Smil_shh, whole genome shotgun sequence encodes these proteins:
- the LOC131013150 gene encoding protein SQS1 isoform X2, with amino-acid sequence MEVVTENEAPTRIRPGQSNEIGRVRGLDSSDKTISRRHLSLSVAGAMNDEETRLQFEVLGRNPIYVHRDNELKIFRRFEKGEMRNGDMLCVSGKNPVWYSVRRIEDGEEGVRRNVAESELAGEMESDFGFKGVDDLDQVGFDISCLDPVKGHEFDTYPKKMMRDMKNWDWFLEEEGGNGEDDEGKKVKGKRKRGGENDDDDDEWSGESEDERVLIDKSKKVARAKYVTRSKDHGKPSKMSSRRTENRVVDDEDEDDEDEDEDEDDETLGGFVADDENLEEEEEGKLEEEEDFEDDDEDEDE; translated from the exons ATGGAAGTCGTAACCGAAAACGAAGCCCCGACCCGAATCCGACCGGGTCAAAGCAACGAAATCGGGCGGGTACGCGGCCTCGATTCCTCGGACAAGACAATCTCTCGGCGCCACCTATCGCTCTCTGTCGCCGGAGCCATGAACGACGAAGAAACCCGCCTGCAATTCGAAGTCCTCGGAAGAAATCCGATCTACGTACACAGAGATAACGAACTCAAGATTTTCCGGAGGTTCGAAAAGGGCGAGATGAGAAATGGCGACATGCTCTGCGTTTCCGGAAAGAATCCCGTTTGGTACTCGGTGAGAAGAATTGAAGATGGCGAGGAAGGTGTTCGACGAAATGTCGCAGAGAGCGAATTGGCTGGGGAAATGGAGAGTGATTTTGGGTTTAAGGGAGTTGACGATTTGGACCAAGTGGGTTTCGATATTTCGTGTCTGGATCCTGTAAAAG GGCACGAGTTTGACACCTATCCCAAGAAAATGATGCGTGATATGAAGAATTGGGATTGGTTTCTTGAGGAAGAAGggggaaatggagaagatgATGAGGGGAAGAAAGTGAAGGGAAAGAGGAAGAGAGGAGgagagaatgatgatgatgatgatgagtggAGTGGGGAAAGTGAAGATGAGAGGGTGTTGATTGACAAATCAAAAAAGGTGGCAAGGGCAAAATACGTGACAAGGTCCAAGGATCATGGCAAGCCGAGTAAGATGAGCTCAAGAAGAACGGAGAATAGGGTTGTTGACGATGAAGATGAGGacgatgaggatgaggatgaagatgaagatgacgaGACATTAGGGGGCTTCGTCGCGGATGATGAAAAtttggaggaggaggaagaaggtaagttggaggaggaagaagattttgaagatgatgatgaggaTGAAGATGAATGA
- the LOC131013150 gene encoding rRNA-processing protein EFG1 isoform X1, with product MEVVTENEAPTRIRPGQSNEIGRVRGLDSSDKTISRRHLSLSVAGAMNDEETRLQFEVLGRNPIYVHRDNELKIFRRFEKGEMRNGDMLCVSGKNPVWYSVRRIEDGEEGVRRNVAESELAGEMESDFGFKGVDDLDQVGFDISCLDPVKEFGFVVEGHEFDTYPKKMMRDMKNWDWFLEEEGGNGEDDEGKKVKGKRKRGGENDDDDDEWSGESEDERVLIDKSKKVARAKYVTRSKDHGKPSKMSSRRTENRVVDDEDEDDEDEDEDEDDETLGGFVADDENLEEEEEGKLEEEEDFEDDDEDEDE from the exons ATGGAAGTCGTAACCGAAAACGAAGCCCCGACCCGAATCCGACCGGGTCAAAGCAACGAAATCGGGCGGGTACGCGGCCTCGATTCCTCGGACAAGACAATCTCTCGGCGCCACCTATCGCTCTCTGTCGCCGGAGCCATGAACGACGAAGAAACCCGCCTGCAATTCGAAGTCCTCGGAAGAAATCCGATCTACGTACACAGAGATAACGAACTCAAGATTTTCCGGAGGTTCGAAAAGGGCGAGATGAGAAATGGCGACATGCTCTGCGTTTCCGGAAAGAATCCCGTTTGGTACTCGGTGAGAAGAATTGAAGATGGCGAGGAAGGTGTTCGACGAAATGTCGCAGAGAGCGAATTGGCTGGGGAAATGGAGAGTGATTTTGGGTTTAAGGGAGTTGACGATTTGGACCAAGTGGGTTTCGATATTTCGTGTCTGGATCCTGTAAAAG AATTTGGTTTTGTGGTTGAAGGGCACGAGTTTGACACCTATCCCAAGAAAATGATGCGTGATATGAAGAATTGGGATTGGTTTCTTGAGGAAGAAGggggaaatggagaagatgATGAGGGGAAGAAAGTGAAGGGAAAGAGGAAGAGAGGAGgagagaatgatgatgatgatgatgagtggAGTGGGGAAAGTGAAGATGAGAGGGTGTTGATTGACAAATCAAAAAAGGTGGCAAGGGCAAAATACGTGACAAGGTCCAAGGATCATGGCAAGCCGAGTAAGATGAGCTCAAGAAGAACGGAGAATAGGGTTGTTGACGATGAAGATGAGGacgatgaggatgaggatgaagatgaagatgacgaGACATTAGGGGGCTTCGTCGCGGATGATGAAAAtttggaggaggaggaagaaggtaagttggaggaggaagaagattttgaagatgatgatgaggaTGAAGATGAATGA